Genomic window (Gammaproteobacteria bacterium):
GAAGACCGTGCTGCTGCCGGACTTCGAGGCCGGCTGCTCGCTGGCCGCTTCCATCACCGCTGCCGATGTCCGTCGCCTCAAGGCGCGGTACCCCGGCGTGCCGGTGGTCTGCTACGTCAATGCCTATGCCGATGTCCGGGCCGAGTCCGATGTCTGCTGCACCTCCGCCAACGCGGTGAAGGTCGTCGAATCGCTGGGCACGGACCGCGTCATCTTCATCCCCGACGGCTATCTTGGCCGGTACGTGGCCAGCAAGACCGACGTCGAGGTGATCCTCTGGGAAGGCGCCTGCGAGGTGCACGAGCGCTTCACGCCGGAAGAGATCCGCGAGTACCGCCGCCAGCAGCCCGGCGTGCACGTCATGGCACATCCCGAATGCCCGCCGGAGGTGCTGCGCGAGGCGGACTTCGTCGGCTCGACCTCGGGCATGATCCGCCACATCGCCGAGGAGAAGCCGCGGCAGGTGGTGCTCATCACCGAGTGCTCCATGAGCGACAACGTCGCCGTGGAGTTCCCCGAGGTGGACTTCGTGCGGCCCTGCAACCTCTGCCCGCACATGAAGCGCATCACGCTGCCGAACATCCTGCGCAGCCTGCAGACCCTCACCCCGGCGATCGATGTCGATGCCGAGGTGGCGCGTCGCGCCCGGCGTTCCATGGAGCGCATGCTGGCCGTCGGGCGCAGCCCGGTGGCGGCCTGAGCACCGCCCCTGCCGCCACGCAGGTGACCCGCGGATCCTTCGACGTCCTGGTGATCGGCGCCGGCCTCGGCGGCATGTCGGTCGCCCTGCGCCTCGCCTCGGCGCAATGCCGGGTGGCGCTCATGGCCAAGAAGGGCCTCGGCGAAAGCTCCAGCAGCCAGGCCCAGGGCGGCATCGCCGCGGCGATCGCCGCCGATGATTCGCCTGCCCTGCACGTCGCCGATACCCTGGTGGCCGGTGCCGGCCTCTGTCATCGTGACGCCGTCGAGTGGGTTGCCTCCCGCGGAGCCGACTGCGTGCGCTGGCTCGAGGCCCAGGGCGTGCGCTTCACCGCCAATGGCGATGCCGGTGGCCTGCACCTGACCCGCGAGGGTGGTCATTCGCGCCGGCGGGTGGTCCACGCAGCGGATGCCTCGGGACGCGCCATCGTCGACGCCCTCTCCGCCAGGGTGCTGGCCAACCCACACATCACCCTGCTCGGTGGCGAAATTGCAGTGGACCTGATCACCACCGCGAAGCTCGGCGCCGGCGGCGACAACCGCTGCCTGGGTGCCTATGCGCTGGACCGGGCGAGCGGGCACGTGGTGACCCACCCGGCGCGCGCCGTGGTGCTGGCCACCGGCGGCGCCTCCAAGACCTACCTCTACACCAGCAACCCCGACACCTCCACGGGAGATGGCATCGCCATGGCCTGGCGCGCCGGCTGCCGGGTCGCCAACCTGGAATTCGTGCAGTTCCACCCCACCTGCCTCTTCCATCCGCAGGCGAAGTCCTTCCTGATCTCCGAAGCGGTGCGTGGCGAGGGTGGCCGGTTGCTGCTGCCCGACGGGCGCCGCTTCATGCTGGACCACGATCCGCGGGGCGAACTGGCTTCGCGCGACATCGTCGCCCGCGCCATCGACCACGAGATGAAGCGCGGCGGCTTCGAATGTGTCTGGCTCGATATCAGCCACAAGCCGGCCGGGGAAATCCTCGCGCAGTTCCCCAACATCGCTGCCCGCTGCCGCGAGTACGGCATCGACATCACCCGCCAGCCGATCCCGGTGGTGCCTGCGGCCCACTACACCTGCGGCGGGGTCATGACCGACCTGCACGGCGCCACGGACCTGCCCGGCCTCTACGCCGTCGGCGAATGCAGCTTTACCGGCCTGCACGGCGCCAACCGCCTGGCGAGCAACTCGCTGCTGGAATGCGCGGTGTTCGGCGCGGCGGCGGCCGAGCACATCGCCGACCGGCTCCCGGGGTTCGCGCCGTTGCCCGGGCGCCTGCCTGCCTGGGACGAGAGCCGGGTCACCGACCCGGACGAGCAGGTCGTCGTCTCGCACAACTGGGACGAGCTGCGCCGTTTCATGTGGGACTATGTCGGCATCGTGCGCACCAACAAGCGCCTGGAGCGGGCCCGCCACCGGGTGAACCTGCTGCAGGAGGAGATCGCCGAGTTCTACGGCAATTTCCGCATCACCAACGACCTGGTGGAACTGCGCAACCTGGCGCTGGTGGCGGAGCTGACCATCCGCAGCGCCCTCTCCCGCCACGAGAGCCGCGGCCTGCACTTCAACCGCGACTACCCGCGGACGCTGCCCGACACCGAGGCACGCGACACCATACTGACTCCGTAGGGCTGGCGCCGCATGGCGCCGCGGGCGACCCCGAGCCCGGTTCACCGCGTGGGCTGCGCCGCATGGCACCGCAGGCGCCCTTGCGGCGGATACCCCCGAAGTCGCTCCACGTGATTCGCTTGGTTCGGGGGTATCCGCCTCCGGGCGCTGAAGCGTCCCCGCGAAGCCAGGAATCTGGCTCCCTGCATCGCCACCACGCCGAACTGCCCGGTGGCCGGCTCCCCGCATCGCCACCACGCCGAACTGCCCGGAGGCCGGGGTCTCCGAACCAAGCGAATAACGTGGAGCGACTTCGGAGACCCCGGCCGCAAGGGCAGCCGCAACATCAATGTCTTCAGAAGCAGCCCACCACGTCACGCCGGCACCGCAGTGCCACCAGCCCGGTGCGCCGCGTGGGCTGCGGGACATGGCGCCGCGGGCGCCCTTGCGGCGGATACCCCCGAAGTCGCTCCACGTGATTCGCTTTGTTCGGGGGTATCCGCCTCCGGGCGCTGAAGCGCCCCCGCGAGGCCAGGACTACGACTCCCTGCATCGTCACCGCGCCGAACTGCCCGGAGGCCGGCTCCCTGCATCGCCACCACGCCGAACTGCCCGGAGGCCGGGGTCTCCGAACCAAGCGAATAACGTGGAGCGACTTCGGAGACCCCGGCCGCAAGGGCAGCCGCAACATCAATGTCTTCAGAAGCAGCCCACCACGTCACGCCGGCACCGCAGTGCCACCAGCCCGGTGCGCCGCGTGGGCTGCGGGACATGGCGCCGCGGGCGCCCTTGCGGCGGATACCCCCGAAGTCGCTCCACGTGATTCGCTTTGTTCGGGGGTATCCGCCTCCGGGCGCTGAAGCGCCCCCGCGAGGCCAGGACTACGACTCCCTGCATCGTCACCGCGCCGAACTGCCCGGAGGCCGGCTCCCTGCATCGCCACCACGCCGAACTGCCCGGAGGCCGGGGTCTCCGAACCAAGCGAATAACGTGGAGCGACTTCGGAGACCCCGGCCGCAAGGGCAGCCGCAACATCAATGTCTTCAGAAGCAGCCCACCACGTCACGCCGGCACCGCAGTGCCACCAGCCCGGTGCGCCGCGTAAGCTGCGCCGCACGGCGCCGCGGGCGCCCTTGCGGCGGATACCCCCGAAGTCGCTCCACGTGATTCGCTTTGTTCGGGGGTATCCGCCTCCGGGCGCTGAAGCGCCCCCGCGAGGCCAGGACTACGACTCCCTGCATCGTCACCGCGCCGAACTGCCCGGAGGCCGGGGTCTCCGAACCAAGCGAATAACGTGGAGCGACTTCGGAGACCCCGGCCGCAAGGGCAGCCGCAACGTGTGAACCCCCCGGGCAGCCACACTGCGCGAGGTTTCAGCCGGCTATCTCGAGATGCGAACGCTTGATCGCCGCCAGCGACGTAGTGCCCGCGAACTGCATGATGCGCTTCAGCTCCTCGCGCAGGATCGCGAGCACGCGGCTCACCCCTTCCTCCCCGTAGGCTCCCAGTCCCCAGAGATACGGCCGCCCGATGCAGATCGCCGACGCCCCGAGTGCCAGCGCCTTGAAGACATCGGTGCCGCGCCGGAAGCCGCCATCCACCAGCACCGGAATCCGCCCCGCAGCCGCCTCCACCACCTCCGGCAGGCTCGCCAGCGTGGAGCGCAGGCTTTCCTCCTGGCGGCCACCGTGATTCGAAACGATGAGGCCATCCACGCCGCGCTCCACGGCCATCACGGTGTCTTCGCGCGTGACGATACCCTTCAGCACCAGCTTCATCGACATGTGCGCGCGCAGCCAGTCGATGATGCGCCAGTCGAGCGCCACGTCACCGACGCGGGGACGGCCGTCGTAGCCGGCGAAGTTGCCCAGCGGCAGCGCGGGCGGGCGGCCACCGTCCGGAGCGGCGCCCGCCCGGGCCCACCAGGCCTCGCCCTCGCGGTTGCCGCGGGTATTGGAGTCCACCGTCAGCACCAGCACGCGGCAACCGGCCGCCTCGGCATCCCGCAGCAGCTTCTCCATGAGGTGCTGGTCGGGCGAGGCGTAGAGCTGGAACCAGAGCGGGCCGGCCTCGCGGGCGATGGCGCCGACGCTGTGGTTGCTGACGGTCGAGGCGATCATCAGCTGGCCGGCGGCCCGGGCAGCGCGGGCCGTGGCCAGTTCCCCGTCGGCATGGATCGACTGCTGGTTGCCCACGGGCGCGAGGATCACCGGGCAGGACAGGTCTGCGCCCAGCACGCGCACGGCGGTATCGATATGGCTGACGTCGACCAGCCGGCGCACGCGGATGGCCCAGGCATCGAAGGCGTCGCGATTGGCCTGCAGCGTCTTGCCGTCGTCGGCGCCATTGACGATGTAGTGGATCACCGGCAGCGGCAATTTCTGCCGCGCGACCCGCTCGATCTGGAAAACGTCGAGTGCCTCGGCGGCGCTGGCCGGCACGGCGAGTTCCGGCCGCGCCCGGGCGGTCGTCGCCAGGCCCGTGGCGGCCCAGAGCAGCGGTGACTCGAGGATGAAGCGCAGCAACGCACGTCGCGACGCCAGTTGCAGGTCTTCGCAGGGCATGTCGGCCTCCCTCCCGGTCAGGCCACGATAGGCGGTAGCGACCGCGGCGGGAAGCGGCAAGTTGCCGCGAAAACCAGCTATGCTGGCCTGCGGATGCAGCCCCGGCCCGGTGGCCGGGCGACAAGGAGCGAGGGGCATGGCCACGCGGCAGAGGGACATCGTCAGCCAGGACCTGGAGCTCGGCGAGTGGCTGGAAGCCATGGAGTCGCTGCTGCAGGCCGATGGCCCCGACCGGGCCAAGCATATCTTCCGCGCGCTGCGCGATTACCTCAGTGACGAGCACGTCATCGTCGAGGATGCCACGCTCAACACGCCTTACCGCAACACCATCCCGCTGGCCCGGCAGCCGGCCTATCCCGGTGATATCGCCATCGAGGAGCGCATCGAGAACATCCTGCGCTGGAACGCCATGGCGATGGTGCTGCAGGGCTACGACAGCGGCACCGGGGTCGGCGGCCACATCGGCACCTACGCCTCGGCGGCGACCATGCTGGAGGTCGGGCTGCACCACTTCTTCCGCAACCGCGGCCCGGACTACGGCGGCGACCTGGTGACCATCCAGGCGCATGCCGCACCCGGCATCTACGCCCGCGCCTTCCTCGAGGGCCGGCTCAGCCTGGAACAGCTGCAGCACTTCCGCCGCGAGCTGCATGCCGGC
Coding sequences:
- the nadA gene encoding quinolinate synthase NadA; translated protein: MSTDVQPGAGSLPFTAEVERATSAIYERVRGVIPEVEWPVHAPLIAAINDLKRQRNAVILAHNYQTPEIFYGVADYRGDSLGLAQEGARVDADVIVLCGVRFMAETAKILSPEKTVLLPDFEAGCSLAASITAADVRRLKARYPGVPVVCYVNAYADVRAESDVCCTSANAVKVVESLGTDRVIFIPDGYLGRYVASKTDVEVILWEGACEVHERFTPEEIREYRRQQPGVHVMAHPECPPEVLREADFVGSTSGMIRHIAEEKPRQVVLITECSMSDNVAVEFPEVDFVRPCNLCPHMKRITLPNILRSLQTLTPAIDVDAEVARRARRSMERMLAVGRSPVAA
- the nadB gene encoding L-aspartate oxidase translates to MTRGSFDVLVIGAGLGGMSVALRLASAQCRVALMAKKGLGESSSSQAQGGIAAAIAADDSPALHVADTLVAGAGLCHRDAVEWVASRGADCVRWLEAQGVRFTANGDAGGLHLTREGGHSRRRVVHAADASGRAIVDALSARVLANPHITLLGGEIAVDLITTAKLGAGGDNRCLGAYALDRASGHVVTHPARAVVLATGGASKTYLYTSNPDTSTGDGIAMAWRAGCRVANLEFVQFHPTCLFHPQAKSFLISEAVRGEGGRLLLPDGRRFMLDHDPRGELASRDIVARAIDHEMKRGGFECVWLDISHKPAGEILAQFPNIAARCREYGIDITRQPIPVVPAAHYTCGGVMTDLHGATDLPGLYAVGECSFTGLHGANRLASNSLLECAVFGAAAAEHIADRLPGFAPLPGRLPAWDESRVTDPDEQVVVSHNWDELRRFMWDYVGIVRTNKRLERARHRVNLLQEEIAEFYGNFRITNDLVELRNLALVAELTIRSALSRHESRGLHFNRDYPRTLPDTEARDTILTP
- a CDS encoding alpha-hydroxy-acid oxidizing protein, whose protein sequence is MPCEDLQLASRRALLRFILESPLLWAATGLATTARARPELAVPASAAEALDVFQIERVARQKLPLPVIHYIVNGADDGKTLQANRDAFDAWAIRVRRLVDVSHIDTAVRVLGADLSCPVILAPVGNQQSIHADGELATARAARAAGQLMIASTVSNHSVGAIAREAGPLWFQLYASPDQHLMEKLLRDAEAAGCRVLVLTVDSNTRGNREGEAWWARAGAAPDGGRPPALPLGNFAGYDGRPRVGDVALDWRIIDWLRAHMSMKLVLKGIVTREDTVMAVERGVDGLIVSNHGGRQEESLRSTLASLPEVVEAAAGRIPVLVDGGFRRGTDVFKALALGASAICIGRPYLWGLGAYGEEGVSRVLAILREELKRIMQFAGTTSLAAIKRSHLEIAG